The Larus michahellis chromosome 9, bLarMic1.1, whole genome shotgun sequence genome contains the following window.
TTTTAACACCTTCCTTGTCCTAATGTATATCTGCTGAGGGACATGTAGGAAATCGGACAGATGGTGAGGCCTGGCTGTGCAGGGCAAGGACAGTCCCGGGTTGTGAATTGGTCAGACGGGTATTACCTGTCTGGTGTGAGGGGCATGCTGTCTACAGACATACacttctctgctcctcaccctgcgTTTTTCGCACCAAACTGTTCTGCTTTCCTGGGCTGGTGTTTCCTGCAAAGCCCTGCCTCCATGGGTGTCTCCTCTTGCCTGTGGCTGTCCTTGCAGCAGAGCTCCTTCACCTGGCTGGCTCTGTGACTCCTTTTGGCACTAAGTTGCTGTTTTATTATTGATCACGTTACTTAGCCTAGGTCCTTGGTCTGCTTTGGCCTTTTGGCTCTGGTGCCGTTGGCCAGAATGGATGGACAGGGGGGGATACAACGAGGCTGGTTAGAGCAGTGGTGTCCTTTGAGCTACATCCAAGGGGTGAcgtgagaaataaaacacaagagcAAGACAAGAGGCCCATCCAGCCCAGTGGCCCTTGTCTTCCCTAAACATCTGCTTTTGGTCACTTTTGGAGTATATAAGAAGAGAGGGAATGTGTACGATGCTTTGCTTCCCGCAGATACTTTCCCAGCGTCTAACCCCATTCAGCTCAAGGGTTTCTCTTGATTTCTGTCCCATGCATCATCTGATGTCCCCCCACCAGTGAACTTCCAGGACCCTGTTGCAAGGAGGTATGCAGCTTAACCAGCAACATGTGAAAAACGGTACACGATTCAGGCCAAACATGTCTCAAGGTGCCTGCAAGTGCTTATTCTGGCTCTGACATTCCCAGCGTCGTGGGTGCCCCTCTGTGGCTCCCTGAAGGCGGAGGAAGCTGTCCCTTGGCCCCTCTGGCAGCGCATCCTGACCACGCTCCCATTTTCCAGATGGCTTTTTACAGGAAAGCAAGTAGGGGAAGTTGCTTGCttaactgctgctgctgaagtacaGGCCTAGCTGACATGCTTTTATGTCGTCTCTTGATCTAATATTAATAGTTGTAGACTGTTGCAGAGGGGCCTGAAAGAAACATGAATTTTGTCCTAATGTAAGAGCTGTCAGTGGTGGTTTCCTAGTCAGAGTAGTTTTGAGATGGTGTCTTTTTCAGTGCTTAGTGCTCTCACTGTGTAGGAATACAGTTACTCCTGGAAACATGCACATCACTCCACCCTTAAGGAACCAGAGGTGCAGTGATAAAGGGAGAAATCTTCTCCCCTTGGCCCTTCTGAGGGTGGAGGTAAACCTCTGCTCGTCTTTCCTTTCAGCCATTCACATGTCTTCTGGGAGGGAATTGCTGTCTTGGGTTGTAGACGTTCTGGGTTGTGTCAGCTGCTGTACAGAGAGATCAGCTCTTTAAATCCTCCATTAAACTGTTATAAATCATAATTACCAGATTTATGGAGACTAAGCAGGCCAGAATCTGAATCTGATCAAGGCAATTTTGCAGACCTGGAAAACTTTCATCCCAATACTAATTTTATTAGCAACATAAGACAAATCTGCTTATGCTTCAGGTCAGGAGATGAGCTTGTAGAGGGAATAAAAGAGCCAGGGTTGGTTGATTTAGGTTTGTGACTTAAATTGCCAATTTAGTCATGTTTAAAATTGAGGAATGGGAAACTTTGATTTAAATCAGTTGGCGTAATCTTTGTGTTTGTACTTCCCTACAGAAAGCTGCATTGTTTTTGCCTCTTACAGGTCAAAATCTTTGAAAGGTTATAAATCCAGTTGTCATGCTTACGTAGTACTTTTTGCTGACCAGCAGCTTCTCTGgatcagttacttttttttttttccttttttaatcacAGAGAAAATGGATACTGGTCTTTTGATTACTTAATGTTTTGCTTATAACCTGCATTAGTTGTCTTTtgcatgaaaagtaaaattagGCTTTAAAATATGCAAACTCACTATTTCATATGCATTTTACATTATTATATCCACTTGTGCTGGATGcattaggaattttttttccagagtattttGCATTCCAAATTGGCTTACTAAACAGAGAAAACATTGCTGGGTCTGTCAGGAACTGATTAACTGAAGGATTTAAAATCTGTGCCATCACAATcagaaacaaaagtatttaaCCATGAACAAAGGCATCAAGTGAAGTATTTAGAAAATAATCAGATTAAACAAATCTTCAGAACAAGATGCCTGATTTTCCTTGAAATTGATTTGGTCTTTTTGAGAATCCCGCCAAGGATGTATTTACAAGTTCAGAGAAAACACTGTACAAAATTATTTAGGTCTCTTCCCATCtggattttattcttaaataagaaaaacaaactctcCTATTCTTTCAGCTCCCTATTGGCTTTTCCATTTTGAATGAATTAGTgtaattactgaagaaaatattctccCTGCACCTGCTAGTTAAATGAAACCACATGCAGCTACATGAGCTGTCACACATGGTGGGAGCTGGAGCTTCCTTGCTGATGGAAGAAGCAAATCACCAGCACTTTCTCACTGGCAAAGACAACAGCCGAACAGTTGATACCACTGGAGGAAGCAACTCTGTTGTTGAGGGTGACAGGGCCTGTGAACAGCCGAGGCTCGGTCTGTGCCTGTGTGGCCATAGCATGGTGTTTCTTCCACTGTCTCAGATTGCTCCTCTTAATCCCATTGCTCGCTTTGTCCCTTGGAAATCCCCTTACTTCACTCTCACAGAGACCTGGataggaagcaaacaaaaaagcattaaCAGCTGGGGGAGAAGCCAGCCATGGGACGCTCCTCGTGGACAGTTTGAAGAAGCCAGAAGGGAGTTCTGGAAGCTCTCACCCAGAGGCGGCAGGGTGGGAAGAGAAGTATGCAGCTCTGGTGGGCTGTGGAGGAGAGGGTCACCAGTGGGAGGAGAGGGTCACCAGTGGGAAGCACATTGCAAACATTTGCCTGATCCTGTGTCCTGGAGGGACGGTGGCTGGTCTGAGACCTCAGGCGCCACAGAACTGCAATGGCTTTTCCTCTGGAAATAGCACTGTGAGACCTGCAGAGGAGGCTATAGCCTTTGTGGGGTTTAGTACCTGGGGCGTTTCAGAGTTTCCAGCAGCTGGACGCAGGTACAGACCAGTTCCATGGCATCCCGTAGTGAGGAGCCCAGCCAGTACCTGGCAGTAGACAGTATGTCCCTATGGGGTGATGTCTCCAGTTCTTCCCAGAGCAGCCGAAGGTGGCATGTGGCCCTTGCTCAGCCCTGgggtctctgccctctcccttgtCAGGCTGCCTGACAGCGGCTGCACAACAGGATGCCATGGGACATGCAGGGCCTGTTTGGAGCGGGTGGAGAGGCAGTGACTGGCTCCACAGGGACTGATGATGATTCTTCTTAACCCCATGTGCAGAAGTGTTTGTGGATAGTGCTGCTGCTTGTGTGTGGTCTGTCTTGAAGGCAGGAAAAACTCCAGCATGTAGAAATGAGGCAGCAAATTATTCCTTTGGAAGCTGGCTAGGGGAATTTCCCTCATGTTGTGGTATGGAGGCTGTTCAGTTCAGACAGCTTTGTTTCTTTACCCTCCAGTATTTAGTATCCCCTGCCCTTTGTGATTAGACAGCCTTCTGATGAAAATCAGATTCCTTCAACCTGGGAggccattttcctttttctgctgcttggcCTTTCCCACAGGGAACTTGCCCTGCGCAGAGCAGACCCAGCTCCATGCTGGCCTGCATGGCTCCAGGCACTGGCACATCAGCGTGATTGCAATGGTAACTCGGCATGGAGAGTGACCCAGGAGGACCCATGGAGCCTCTGCATGGCCCAGCATGGCCACATCAGACTGACCACCAGTCCCACTTACTCCGCGTGTGTCCTATGCGAGAGCTGTGACGCCAAGGAATAAAAGCTGAAGAGTTTGTCTTTGTGATTCCTTGCAGGCAGTGTTCCTTTATTTGCAGTTTGATGGTATGAGCCgctctctgaaagcagaaaacagaatctCTGAAATATTTCGCTTGTACCAGCGTCATGAACTTGTCCAAGTTTTCAGATAACCTGTGGAATTAAAGCTTCACTGTCTGCTCTTGAGAGGAATCCAGGGTCACTGATCTTAATTGGCTTCCTGGGGTGCTTTTAATTACCCAGAACTCAGCACACTTTAAAAGCTCTAGCTAACAAACATCACTGCATGAAACTCAGCAGAAGGGGTGGGTGCAGGGAGCTggcaactttatttttaattgctggaaCCCTGCACTTGACTTCTCCGCAGCTTGGCAGAATGCAATGTAGTTTCCATCAGCAAACAGAAGTGGGGAGAGATCTCACTTACTGCACAGCAGATAAATGCAGCAAAGTATGATAGCAGTGTCTGGGGAATGTGCTTGGCTGCCTGAGTTTGGGGATTGAGGGGAGTATAAGGTGAGGTCTTCTGAGGCTGTAGAGGTGGTGAGAGTGTTTCTGTTCCAACTCTGCTGAGCTTGTAGTGGGTGATTCTCTTATTAAGAGtctctgccttctgcagagaCCGTCTTCTTTACTAAGtgactatttttaatttctgagtttttgaaaagcaaatccCTCTTGTTCTTGGTCAGCCTTCAGGTACTTATAACAGCTGTACTCTGTGGAGTGTGTCTTGGCTTGAAGAGCGTAACAAGGCACAGTTCAGGTAGCggtacagctctgctctgctATCTCCAGGATCCCTCCTCATGGATGTGTTCCCTGGATTTGGCTGCCTCTGTCTTCTAGCTGTGCAGCCATCTAGCAGTGGCTGTGCATAGCATCAGCATCATGAGGATTTTATAAAGCCATTGGCACTCCTGTGGGCTTCTCAGAACGAATTTTGATAAAGGATTTGGGAGATGGGGTGCTGAGGGTGAGCCCCAACACAGCTGCAGGAAGCATGAGGCACTGTGGAGTTTTAGCATGAGGCAGGGTCAGCACAGCCCCAGGGAATGCAGAGTccttcccagctcagcctggggcaGACCTCAGGGCACGCATGGATGAGGAGGCTGACCCAGAGCAGGGACACGTTTGGCCTTTCCTCACCAGGGCTGAAGCAAGTGGGGAGGAAAGAGCTGTCAGTCTGGGGGTGAAGGAGGGACTTCGATCTCATGATCCGATAGAGCGAGTTGTCTTGTGCTCCAGTGTGAGCTGAGGGAGTGGTGGGGGGATAAAATCAAGAAGGCTCCAAGACCTCTTTTATTGCTTCTGTGCCTGTGCAGATGTTCTCCTCAGCCATGGCAAGCCCCCGGAACAGCACCGCAGTCAGAGCCGCGCAGCACGTTGTTCAAGCTGTCAATCTGATGCTAGTCTTGCACTGGCTCATCTCACCTGAGAACCTGTGGCTGGGAGGATCAGCCAGGTAGAGGATATAGAGTGGTAGCACTAACAAGGTTTCCAAAAAGgacccttccttctccccccttgTCTTGGGCTAGTGGCCAGTGACTAGACTCCCTGAGATTAGCGTGTGCATAATGACTGTCTTGCTCAGTGGCTGTGCTAATCTCCGTGTGCTGGCAAGTCAGCTAGAGTGGAGAGGGACTAACATGGGTATCATTAAATGTGTTCCAGGCCCACTTGCCATTTGCAGTGATCGGGAGCACGGAGGAGCtgaaaataggaaacaaaatgatGAAAGCTCGTCAGTACCCCTGGGGCACAGTGCAGGGTGAGTTGAGCACTGGGATTTTCATGGCATGAATGGTGACACTTCTGCCAGGAGGCAGTGGGCTCTCATAAGAGGAGCAAGGGCCTCCTGGACTTTATTATCTCACTGGGAATTATCCTTTGTTAAATCCTTGCGTCAGGCCTATAGTGAGTTTTCTCTGCTCGGAAGGGCTGTTAAACCTGTTAGAGAAGTAGATGGGTGGGGAATGTGGGAAGAGACCTTTGCTTCTGCTCCCATCTTACTCCTTACCATGTCTTCTTACAGTGGAGAATGAAGCTCACTGCGACTTTGTGAAGTTGCGGGAGATGCTGATCCGCGTGAACATGGAGGACCTTCGCGAACAGACCCACACACGCCACTATGAGCTGTACCGGCGATGTAAACTGGAAGAGATGGGTTTCAAAGACACCGATCCAGACAGCAAGCCCTTCAGGTGCGATCCTTGCAGGAGACAGGCGAGCTCAAGAGAGGCACTGTTGGATGTGCTGCaagcgtgtgtgtatgtgtgtgtcctTGAGAGAGCATGTAGGGAACCAATGCAGCAAGAAAACCTGCCAGGTCAGATAAATCCAGACTTCAGCAAAGGTGCTGGCGCAGTGAGAGGTGAACACACAGAGAGCGTGTGGAGGGCTGACTGTGAAACTGCAAGTATAGGAGTAGGAATGTTTGTGCTGCAGAGATACAGCAGTGTCCCTCTGAGCTAGTGTTTGTTGCCAGCTGGTCTCTTTGAATTGCCCAACATTCAACATACAGAAAAGTGCAATAGCTTACAGACCCCGGAAATGGTTGGATAGGTAAGACCTTGGGCACACGCGTGTGGGTGCGTTGGCTGTGGGCCAGCAATGTGCTGTGGGCAAACAATATTCATGGCGTCAGCCTGATGTCAGGCTCAGGGGAAGCAGAGTTTATCCCAAGTCACATCACTggactttcctttctttttagctTACAAGAAACTTATGAAGCCAAAAGAAATGAGTTTCTGGGggaactgcagaaaaaggaagaggcaatGAGGCAAATGTTTGTCCAGAGGGtcaaggaaaaagaagcagagctGAAGGAGGCTGAAAAAGAGGTGAAGACTGCAGTACTTGTCTCTTCATGGTTGTGAGTGAGAGATCCACTCGCAAGTTAGATGGCTGCCAAAGCACTTCCCACTGAGTGTGGTTTAACTTGGGGTCATGGGGGCATTAAGGTGTTCATCCTGTAGAACAAATCTAGATCGCAGTGCTTGTAGTGTACAACTTAACTGCACCATGAAGATCTTGATTCTGATGGAGAGTTGCAGTGTGGCGAAATTCAAGGAGAGAAACAGGCCCTGATATAAGCCCATTATATAAAATCTGTACctgtatatattatatactatatatatatttttttatatatgtatacacactcTGTCTTTAGTGTTGTGAAAAATCCATTAACTTACTGAGCTTTAAAGAGGAATAAGTAAGGTAGAGACCCCTGGAAATGGATTTTTACGATTATACTCTCCCAATCCTCTATTGTTAGTCTGTGCAATGGTGCATCACTAGAACACTGCCCGGTTTGTAAGCTATTGTGGAAGGAGACTGTTCCCTGCCCTTTGTCTACACAGTGTCAGCTCAGGGAGCTAGAAGTGATGTAGAGACCAACGGAGACTTGCAGGCTCAGATCTCATGGGATCCTTCcatcttgcttttttcctgtgaaCAGAATATCTGGTAGTGCTGGGTCCTGCtcacctcttttctttccttctagcTGCATGAAAAGTTTGATCGCCTGAAGAAATTACAtcaggatgaaaaaaagaagctagaGGATAAGAAGAAGTCTCTGGATGATGAAGTAAATGCATTTAAACAAAGGAAGACAGCAGCTGAATTGCTCCAATCTCAGGCTCAGCAGGCTGGAGGATCGCAAACTCTTAAAAgagataaggaaagaaaaaagtaagttgCTAACCTGGTGATATTTGCTTCTTGGTAATGGTtctcctttgctgtttttctgggtGTTCATATCTCTCTCCCAACGTAGCCAGTCCTTATCAGAGGAGGGTTTGCAGACAGATTTAATCCCTAGTAAGGCTGAGCAGTAGCTGGAAGCATTTTACCTCTAACTGTCCTCCTGAAGAGCAGGGAGCAGTGCTAACCTCCCTCATTGCTTGCTGACGGCATGGGAGAGGATGAACTTGTTCTTATTCCCTGAGATTCCCTGCTCCTTCCTTGGGTCTGTCAGTGCTTGTAACAAAGTGGAACAATATTGGCTGCCAAGGCTAGGGTGTGGGTGGCAGGCATGTCCCGCTACCCCCAGACAGGAGTGTATCCTGTCTCAGGGTCTTATTTGTTTAGGTTGGTAAAAAGCTTATACTGTGGAAATAATTCAGGGAGAGTAATGGTCTTGAATTCTGGAATTTGC
Protein-coding sequences here:
- the SEPTIN6 gene encoding septin-6 isoform X5, coding for MDTLFNTKFEGDPASHSQPGVQLKSSTYDLQESNVNLKLTIVSTVGFGDQINKEDSYKPIVEFIDAQFEAYLQEELKIKRVLHNYHDTRIHACLYFIAPTGHSLKSLDLVTMKKLDSKVNIIPIIAKSDAISKSELTKFKIKITSELVSNGVQIYQFPTDDESVAEINGTMNAHLPFAVIGSTEELKIGNKMMKARQYPWGTVQVENEAHCDFVKLREMLIRVNMEDLREQTHTRHYELYRRCKLEEMGFKDTDPDSKPFSLQETYEAKRNEFLGELQKKEEAMRQMFVQRVKEKEAELKEAEKELHEKFDRLKKLHQDEKKKLEDKKKSLDDEVNAFKQRKTAAELLQSQAQQAGGSQTLKRDKERKNSGFL
- the SEPTIN6 gene encoding septin-6 isoform X6, encoding MDTLFNTKFEGDPASHSQPGVQLKSSTYDLQESNVNLKLTIVSTVGFGDQINKEDSYKPIVEFIDAQFEAYLQEELKIKRVLHNYHDTRIHACLYFIAPTGHSLKSLDLVTMKKLDSKVNIIPIIAKSDAISKSELTKFKIKITSELVSNGVQIYQFPTDDESVAEINGTMNAHLPFAVIGSTEELKIGNKMMKARQYPWGTVQVENEAHCDFVKLREMLIRVNMEDLREQTHTRHYELYRRCKLEEMGFKDTDPDSKPFSLQETYEAKRNEFLGELQKKEEAMRQMFVQRVKEKEAELKEAEKELHEKFDRLKKLHQDEKKKLEDKKKSLDDEVNAFKQRKTAAELLQSQAQQAGGSQTLKRDKERKN